Proteins found in one Elusimicrobium sp. genomic segment:
- the tig gene encoding trigger factor — MSIFKTAQAGEVKTKQISKEGCRVTLSVEAAPELVTKNFQNAAVQVQSRAQMQGFRAGKVPLDLVKQNFGGHIKERALDLTVKSAINAALEDAKLDAVAVPTLTKADFANFDEGKTFTFEIAVDVAPEFDVCDYKGIEITKKPETATDEDVTENLNRVLEANARLETAAEGAVIDDKCYAVVHYTGKRNGTEDYKLSADSELVDMAAPQTMPGLAEGIKGLKKGDEKDIEAKEGEDTLSFHVTVDDIKNKIMPALDDNFAKDMGFETLDALKAKVKESLDAEAKQNATRDEIAQIENHLVKANNFELPQSLVEEYTDSSLNNFVRSMTQMKPEQLTAEQRKSFEERIKPSVEKDLRIGYIVHAIAKKENLEAAEADWQAELDKSLASNVQNKGDEKKIKSFFNERKAHILATLTERKVFDFLKAEAKYK; from the coding sequence ATGTCTATTTTCAAAACCGCCCAAGCCGGGGAAGTGAAAACCAAACAAATCTCTAAAGAAGGCTGCCGGGTAACTTTATCCGTTGAAGCCGCCCCCGAATTGGTAACCAAAAATTTCCAAAATGCCGCTGTGCAAGTGCAATCCCGCGCGCAAATGCAAGGTTTCCGCGCCGGTAAAGTACCGCTTGATTTAGTCAAACAAAATTTTGGCGGGCACATCAAAGAACGCGCCTTGGATTTAACCGTTAAATCTGCCATCAATGCCGCCTTGGAAGATGCTAAGTTGGACGCCGTTGCCGTGCCTACCTTAACCAAAGCCGATTTTGCCAACTTTGACGAAGGCAAAACCTTCACTTTTGAAATTGCCGTAGATGTCGCCCCGGAATTTGATGTGTGCGACTACAAAGGCATCGAAATCACCAAAAAACCGGAAACCGCCACGGACGAAGATGTAACCGAAAACTTAAACCGTGTGTTGGAAGCCAACGCCCGCTTGGAAACGGCTGCCGAAGGTGCCGTGATTGACGATAAATGCTACGCCGTCGTTCACTACACCGGCAAACGCAACGGTACCGAAGATTACAAATTAAGCGCCGACAGCGAACTGGTGGATATGGCCGCTCCGCAAACCATGCCCGGTTTGGCCGAAGGCATTAAAGGTCTTAAAAAAGGTGACGAAAAAGATATCGAAGCCAAAGAAGGCGAAGATACCCTTTCCTTCCATGTAACCGTGGACGATATCAAAAACAAAATTATGCCCGCCTTGGACGATAACTTCGCCAAAGACATGGGTTTCGAAACCTTGGACGCTTTGAAAGCCAAAGTGAAAGAAAGCTTGGACGCGGAAGCCAAACAAAATGCCACCCGCGACGAAATCGCCCAAATCGAAAATCACTTGGTAAAAGCCAATAATTTTGAACTCCCGCAAAGCTTGGTAGAAGAATATACCGATTCTTCTTTGAACAACTTTGTGCGCAGCATGACCCAAATGAAACCCGAACAACTTACCGCCGAACAACGCAAATCTTTTGAAGAACGCATTAAACCCAGCGTAGAAAAAGACTTGCGCATCGGCTACATTGTGCACGCTATCGCCAAAAAAGAAAACTTGGAAGCCGCCGAAGCCGATTGGCAAGCGGAACTTGATAAGAGCCTTGCTTCCAATGTTCAAAATAAAGGCGACGAAAAGAAAATCAAATCTTTCTTCAATGAACGCAAAGCCCACATTTTGGCTACGCTTACCGAACGCAAAGTTTTTGATTTCTTGAAAGCCGAAGCCAAATATAAATAA
- a CDS encoding prepilin-type N-terminal cleavage/methylation domain-containing protein has translation MNNNKGFTLVELLVVVLIIGILAAMAMPAYFKAVERARAAEADTLIGTVVNAQQRYKMKTGKFAKNWTSLDVAPANAVAAGAYCTKGTQPAAGTAGATTHPGNTVCGGQNGFYIVLIGDSASSSPKNTSGVIAHRVGTGQYGYQIAKMYDSTDPAVCSKGAGADDDALCMDYHGVETASELPTKPAIQ, from the coding sequence ATGAATAATAACAAGGGTTTCACCCTCGTAGAATTGCTGGTAGTGGTACTCATTATCGGCATTTTGGCCGCCATGGCCATGCCCGCTTACTTCAAAGCGGTAGAACGCGCCCGCGCGGCGGAAGCGGATACCTTGATTGGTACGGTAGTGAACGCGCAACAACGTTACAAAATGAAAACCGGTAAATTTGCCAAAAACTGGACTTCTTTGGATGTCGCTCCGGCTAATGCTGTTGCTGCCGGTGCTTATTGTACCAAAGGTACCCAACCTGCTGCCGGTACTGCGGGTGCGACTACACACCCTGGTAATACGGTTTGTGGTGGGCAAAACGGTTTCTATATCGTTTTAATTGGGGATAGTGCCTCTTCTAGTCCCAAAAATACCTCTGGTGTAATTGCTCACAGAGTAGGTACCGGTCAGTATGGATATCAAATTGCCAAAATGTATGATTCTACCGATCCGGCTGTTTGCTCTAAAGGTGCAGGTGCTGATGATGACGCCCTTTGTATGGACTATCACGGTGTTGAAACCGCTAGCGAACTCCCTACAAAACCTGCGATTCAGTAA
- a CDS encoding AAA family ATPase translates to MSATKSPIILTDEFKDALALLEAQPPIKPLIFITGRAGTGKTTLLKYFTEHTAQNTVVLATTGLAAIHVHGQTVHSFFRLKPGNLLDKSNLKRLPRKTVDAVDTIIIDEASMLRADLLDAIDHILQISTRSDEPFGGKKIVLFGDLFQLPPVEEHISGGLFDYFREIYPSPYFFEAQVLRRLPTEVFELRRIFRQKQDPDFTRLLNLIREGQATQAELDALLNTRKTFDLPEKFENCIILAPTNREAAWRNLRYLAQLPGKEYEYPAAADESFQQKTTPAEAYLKLKKGAKIMMLVNDDNWVNGDIGTVHELGEDFIKVELKGCIYKVEPHGWEDVRYEFNALTQKLEPRVKGFFKQFPLKLAWAITIHKSQGLTFDNIYLDIGRGAFAPGQTYVALSRCRTLAGVHLKKDISVRDVLCDARVKQFFEYVRANRVLS, encoded by the coding sequence ATGTCCGCAACCAAATCTCCCATTATTTTAACCGACGAATTCAAAGATGCCTTGGCACTTTTGGAAGCCCAACCGCCGATAAAACCGCTTATTTTTATTACGGGACGCGCCGGCACGGGTAAAACCACTTTGTTAAAATATTTCACCGAACATACCGCCCAAAATACCGTGGTATTGGCCACCACCGGTCTGGCGGCTATTCATGTGCATGGGCAGACGGTTCACTCGTTTTTCCGCTTAAAACCGGGGAATTTGCTGGACAAAAGTAACCTGAAACGACTTCCCCGAAAAACGGTGGACGCTGTGGATACCATTATCATAGACGAAGCGTCCATGTTGCGGGCAGACTTGCTAGATGCCATTGACCATATTTTGCAAATTTCCACCCGTAGCGATGAACCCTTCGGCGGGAAAAAGATTGTACTGTTCGGCGACTTATTCCAACTCCCCCCGGTGGAAGAACATATTTCCGGCGGGCTGTTTGATTATTTCCGCGAAATTTATCCGTCCCCATACTTTTTTGAAGCCCAGGTGTTAAGGCGCCTTCCCACGGAAGTTTTTGAACTGCGCCGTATCTTCCGCCAAAAACAAGACCCGGACTTCACCCGTCTGCTGAACTTAATTCGCGAGGGACAAGCCACCCAAGCAGAACTGGACGCCTTGCTTAACACGCGCAAAACTTTTGATTTGCCGGAAAAATTTGAAAACTGCATCATTTTGGCCCCCACCAACCGCGAAGCCGCCTGGAGAAATTTGCGCTATTTGGCGCAACTGCCCGGCAAAGAATACGAGTATCCGGCCGCCGCCGATGAAAGTTTCCAACAAAAAACCACCCCGGCGGAAGCGTACCTGAAGTTAAAAAAAGGGGCCAAAATTATGATGCTCGTGAACGACGATAACTGGGTAAACGGGGATATCGGCACCGTGCATGAATTGGGGGAAGATTTTATTAAAGTGGAGCTGAAGGGGTGCATTTACAAAGTGGAACCTCATGGGTGGGAAGATGTCCGCTACGAGTTCAATGCTCTTACGCAAAAATTGGAACCGCGCGTGAAGGGTTTTTTCAAACAGTTTCCCCTCAAGTTGGCTTGGGCTATCACTATTCACAAATCGCAAGGCCTCACCTTTGACAATATCTACCTGGATATCGGCCGCGGTGCCTTTGCACCGGGGCAAACCTATGTGGCGTTAAGCCGTTGCCGCACGTTGGCAGGCGTGCACTTAAAAAAGGACATCTCGGTAAGAGATGTCCTGTGTGATGCACGGGTAAAACAATTTTTTGAATATGTGCGCGCCAATCGCGTACTGTCTTAA
- a CDS encoding GGGtGRT protein has product MSITFEGYERRIDKINAALKEAGIKDLEEARQICLDKGVDVEKIVKGIQPIAFENAVWAYTVGAAIAFKAGVKTAAEAAEKIGIGLQSFCIPGSVADQRAVGLGHGNLGAMLLREETKCFCFLAGHESFAAAEGAIGIARTANKVRKEPLRVILNGLGKDAAYIISRINGFTSVETEYDYHTGELKIVSEKAFSDGDKAKVKCYGADDVNEGVAIMRHEGVDVSITGNSTNPTRFQHPVAGTYKKWAIENGKKYFSVASGGGTGRTLHPDNMAAGPASYGMTDTMGRMHGDAQFAGSSSVPAHVEMMGLIGMGNNPMVGATVAVAVAISQAK; this is encoded by the coding sequence ATGAGCATCACTTTTGAAGGATACGAAAGAAGAATTGATAAAATCAACGCCGCTTTGAAAGAAGCCGGCATTAAAGACCTCGAAGAAGCGCGCCAAATCTGCTTGGATAAAGGCGTGGACGTGGAAAAAATCGTAAAAGGCATTCAGCCCATCGCTTTTGAAAACGCCGTTTGGGCCTACACCGTAGGTGCCGCCATCGCTTTCAAAGCCGGCGTAAAAACGGCCGCCGAAGCGGCTGAAAAAATCGGTATCGGTTTGCAAAGCTTCTGCATCCCCGGTTCCGTAGCCGACCAACGCGCCGTAGGCTTGGGCCACGGTAACTTGGGCGCCATGCTTTTGCGCGAAGAAACCAAATGCTTCTGCTTCTTGGCCGGCCACGAAAGTTTCGCCGCTGCCGAAGGGGCTATCGGTATCGCCCGCACCGCCAACAAAGTGCGCAAAGAACCCTTGCGCGTTATCTTGAACGGTTTGGGTAAAGATGCCGCTTACATTATTTCCCGCATCAACGGTTTTACCTCTGTGGAAACCGAATATGACTACCACACCGGCGAACTTAAAATCGTAAGCGAAAAAGCCTTCTCCGATGGCGACAAAGCCAAAGTAAAATGCTATGGTGCCGACGATGTAAACGAAGGCGTTGCCATTATGCGTCACGAAGGCGTGGACGTATCCATCACCGGTAACTCCACCAACCCGACCCGCTTCCAACACCCGGTAGCCGGTACCTACAAAAAATGGGCCATCGAAAACGGTAAAAAATACTTCTCCGTTGCTTCCGGTGGCGGTACGGGCCGCACCCTGCACCCGGACAACATGGCCGCCGGCCCTGCCTCTTACGGTATGACCGACACCATGGGCCGCATGCACGGTGATGCCCAATTCGCTGGCTCTTCTTCCGTGCCTGCTCACGTGGAAATGATGGGCCTTATCGGTATGGGTAACAACCCGATGGTAGGTGCTACCGTAGCCGTAGCCGTAGCCATCAGCCAAGCCAAATAA